A region from the Aegilops tauschii subsp. strangulata cultivar AL8/78 chromosome 5, Aet v6.0, whole genome shotgun sequence genome encodes:
- the LOC109742469 gene encoding glycosyltransferase BC10, which translates to MPGGGGGGGGGAAAVVVDGKDGYAAPARAAPRSFPAKLLRPVLLSAVLATGFLAAALLMFFGGASSYYRLPRLAVPDALLPAPTCDQEDGDQQGGAAQRWWARPPARSAWHNMSEEELLWAASFEPRAHQRRPPGRRGRTPKVAFLFLTRGPLPLAPLWERFFNSTGTKGRELFSVYVHTTPGYRLDFPPSSPFHRRQVPSKPTRWGNVNVVDAERRLLANALLDFSNERFVLVSESCIPLYPLPVVHAYLTRSRHSFVGAFDDPSPHGRGRYRAGLAPDVTLSQWRKGAQWFEMDRRLAVFVIADERYYPRFRTECRAPCYVDEHYLPTVLSIEAPTQIANRTVTLVDWSRGGAHPATFGAADVTEDFLGMLVGKKGNAERCMYNGQPVEVCFLFARKFAPAALPQLLSLSSKILGY; encoded by the exons ATgccgggaggaggaggaggaggaggagggggagcggcggcggtggtggtggacGGCAAGGACGGGTACGCGgcgccggcgagggcggcgccgaggagcTTCCCGGCGAAGCTCCTCAGGCCGGTGCTCCTCTCCGCGGTGCTCGCCACGGGCTTCCTCGCCGCGGCCCTGCTCATGTTCTTCGGCGGCGCCTCCTCCTACTACCGCCTCCCGAGGCTCGCCGTGCCGGACGCCCTGCTCCCGGCGCCGACCTGCGACCAGGAGGACGGGGACCAGCAGGGCGGGGCGGCGCAGCGGTGGTGGGCGCGGCCGCCGGCGAGGAGCGCGTGGCACAACATGAGCGAGGAGGAGCTGCTGTGGGCGGCGTCGTTCGAGCCCCGCGCGCATCAACGGCGGCCgcccggccggcgggggaggACGCCCAAGGTGGCCTTCTTGTTCCTCACCCGCGGCCCGCTGCCGCTGGCGCCGCTCTGGGAGCGCTTCTTCAACAGCACCGGCACCAAAGGCAGGGAGCTCTTCTCCGTGTACGTGCACACCACGCCGGGCTACCGCCTCGACTTCCCGCCGTCGTCGCCGTTCCACCGCCGGCAGGTGCCCAGCAAG CCGACGCGGTGGGGCAACGTGAATGTCGTGGACGCGGAGCGGCGGCTGCTGGCGAACGCGCTCCTCGACTTCAGCAACGAGCGCTTCGTGCTCGTCTCCGAGTCCTGCATCCCGCTCTACCCGCTCCCGGTGGTGCATGCCTACCTGACCCGCTCTCGGCACAGCTTCGTCGGCGCCTTCGACGACCCGAGCCCGCACGGCCGGGGCCGGTACCGCGCCGGGCTGGCCCCGGACGTGACTCTCTCCCAGTGGCGCAAGGGCGCGCAGTGGTTCGAGATGGACCGGCGCCTCGCCGTGTTCGTGATCGCCGACGAGCGGTACTACCCGCGGTTCCGGACCGAGTGTCGGGCGCCGTGCTACGTGGACGAGCACTACCTTCCCACCGTGCTCTCCATTGAGGCGCCGACGCAAATCGCCAACCGGACCGTCACCTTGGTCGACTGGTCCCGCGGCGGCGCGCACCCGGCCACCTTCGGCGCCGCCGACGTGACCGAGGACTTCCTGGGGATGCTGGTGGGGAAGAAGGGGAATGCTGAGCGGTGCATGTACAACGGGCAGCCGGTCGAGGTGTGCTTCCTCTTTGCGAGGAAGTTCGCCCCCGCCGCATTGCCGCAGCTGCTCAGCCTTTCCTCCAAGATCCTTGGGTACTAG